The Opitutaceae bacterium nucleotide sequence AAAAAGCTCAGTTCCTGCCGCAGAAGAGCGGGATCGGTTTCGAGGATCATCCGCCCGATCCGCCGGGCCTCGTCCAGGTTGCGGACAATCAGGGCGGGAGCGTTCTGAGCCGTATTGGAGAAAGTGGCCTTGGTTTCTTCGTGCTCTGATTTTCCGTGAATGATGACCGTATAGCCGTCGTGTCCGACCGTGCGGGCGACCTTCCATACTTTTTCCACAAGCATGCAGGTGGCGTCGTGGGCATGAACGGCAATTCCCCGGGTGATCAGGCGGCGTTTGTCCTCGTTGGTCGCGCCGAAGGCCGGGATGATGACAATATCGTCGCTCGTCAGGCTGTCCCAGTAGAGTCGGCCGGATTCGGGATCGGGCAGCGGGACGCCCCGGTCGGTCTGAAGGTAGCGCAGGCCGCGCATCCGGAGGTCCTCGTTGACGAAGGGATTATGGATGAGCTCGCTCAACATGAAGACCCGGCGGTCGGGGTATTGGCCGAGGGTTTCATAGGCGCGCTCGATTGCGTTCTGAACGCCGAGACAGAAGCCAAAGTGACTGGGCAGGATGTAGCGGATTGCGCCGAAATCGAGCAGGGCCGGTTCGGCCGAGGTGCGTTCGCGGCTGCGCTTGACCTGCTTGATCGCCTCGCAAAGCGGGCTGAGGTAAAGTCCCCGGGCCCGGGAATCGAGGAGGTAGGCATCCCGGTTGCGTTGCCGGTCGGTCCTGAAGCGATAGATGTAGTCGCGATCCGTGAGATCGAGGTATCCGATGCGGACGGCATGGGAATGCAATTCGGGGATCATCGCCTTGATCAGAGGCGAGACCGCGTCGGTCCGGGTGGAGAGGGCGGTCAGTTCGTCGATGGAGAACGAGTTTGCCTCCGATTGATCGGGGTCGCGGTGTGGCGAATGACCCGCGTAGCGGGCAAAGAAGACCTCGACCCGACCGATTTCCGGATCGGAGAAGCTGAACCCCCGGGTGACCGGGGCGGGCTGACCGCTGAAGATCTCGACCTGCCGGGCGGCCGCCATCTCCACCTCACCGGAAGGAACCCTGGATTGAAAATGAGTCGGCATCCAGGGCCCACCGGATTCGCCCTGCCGGAGGAGGAGCCGGTTCTGCGGGTCGAAGAGGAGGATAACGAGAGAGGTGTGGGTGCCCATATCCGGCATGTGTTCGGTCAGTCTGTTTCGCGGAGCGTGGTGGCGTCGAGCGAAACCATCTTGAGTGCCAGTTTGCCCAAGGCGTCTTCCGTCTCAAGTGAGGTCTCGACTTTAGGGAGGCCCTCGTCTTGGATTTCGAGTCGAAAGGCAGGGTGATTGACGTGAACAATCCGTGGCATGTCGTCCTGGGAGGCGGACCCCTGGGCATGGGGGTGGCCGATCGTCTGATTCGCCAGGGACGTCCGGTCCGGGTGGCGACTCTTTCCAGCGATCCCGATCTTCCCGGTGCGGAGTGTGTCCATCTGGACGCGTCGGATGCCGACCGGGTTCACCGGATCTGCGCGGATGCGGCCGTCCTGTATTTCTGCGCGAGTCCCCCTGGAGATGCTCCGGATGAATTGGTTCTCATGGTTCAGGGAGTGACCGCCGGGCTTGCCCGCGCCGGGTGCCGGCTGGTTTACGCTGAGTCGCTTCTGGCCTGCGGGCCGTGCGATCCTCATTTTCAGGAGACCGGCCGGCACCACCCGGTCGGACCGGAAGGGCGGGCGCGGGCTGCCGCGGTGGCGCATATCATGGAGTCCCACCGTATGGGCCGACTGGGTGTCGACGTGGTCCGATCGTCGGATTTCTTCGGTCCCAAGGTGACCCGTGGTTATCTGGGGGAGCGTGTCTTCGGGCCGGCCATTCGGGGTGGGTCGATCCTTCTCCGGGGAGATCCTGAAGCCCGACACGACTTCTCCTATGTGGACGACTTTGCCCGGGCCATGGTGGGGATTGGTGGAGAGGCCGGAGCTTTCGGTCGGATCTGGCATACCCCACCGGTGGTGCCTTCCCGGACCAATCGGGAAATGATCGACAGGATCATCGAGCTGGCGGGGTCGGGAGCGACCCGCCATTTCCTGCCTGAATGGCTGGCGTCACTGGAAGCCGGGCTCAGCCGACAGGCCCGGCGGCACCAGGAGTCGGCATTCTTGAGGAATCAGCCCGTCGTTGTGCAGGCGACCCGACTCAAGATGCGGTTCGGCTTTACCGCCACCCCGACCGACGAAGCGATCGGAGCGACCATCGAGTGGTATGGAAAACAGTGGCCGGGACGCAAATCGTCGGCCTGATCGGCTCGGCGGACCCCCGTCAGTTTTCCAAGGTCGGCGTAGCGGATTTCATGGCCCCACTCTCCATCTCACTGGATAGGCCATCAAACCAATTGATGTACATCTCCTTTTCCCTGGAGAGATCGTCCTTGGCGATGGTGAAACGTACTCCGCCCATCTGGTCGACCATGGCGAGGAAGCGGTGACCGGTCTGCGAATCGGCCAATTCGAGTTCCACAACGGCCCGGCCGATGTCGGCTACCTGCACATCGCGACTGTTGATTCCCTCCGGAGAGGAGACGTCGGTGATGGCGGTGCGGACGCGAAGCGTCTTGGGACCCGCGACGGGGACCTTCATGAACCGGTCCTTCAATTTCTGATTGAGCCACTCGTTGAGGTATTGAGTCAGCCGTTCCTTTTCCGCCGCGGTCAGATCGAGGCCGGGTTTCAGGTAGGCGAAGGAGACCGGATCAATGACCACCTTGCCGTAGTCCTTGAGGTCGGCTTCAGGATCGATGTAGATCTTGCGTCCAACAACCGCGAATTCCGGTGCCTTGGCCAGCTTGAGAGCGGAATAATCCCCAAGGAAGCCGCTCTCGGGAAGATTCGGGATCTGGTAGGTGATCTGTCCTCCGGGGACTGGATTATCCGGCGTCGTGCAACCGGAAGTGATCAGAAGCGCCGCGGCGGCCGCGGCGGAGACGATGAGGACTCGCGAAGAATGGAACATGTTAATGGCGTTTGAAGATTTGACCGTTTCTCATTTGAGCAGGCGATACCGGGCAGGCAAGCCCGGTTTTCGATTCGGAGCCGAACGAAAACGGATTCCTGGTGGCTGCCTTCAGGCCAGGTTCTTGTGACTTCCGTCACAGAGCGGGGATCCGGCGGTGTGCTTGCAGTTGCACAGGGCAACGCGTTTCTTTTCGGTCACGGTGTATTCCACCGGTTCGAAGCCGCTGCCGGCGTGGGATCCGTCGCACCAGGGCTGATCCTTGGAACGGCCGCAGGCACACCACCAATAGGTTCCGGTCTCGAGTTCGAGAACGGTCGGGCGTTTTGAAGGGATTTCAGGTTGGTTCATGAGGAAAAAGGAGGCAGGGTCGGGCTTTCGCGGTGTCGCCCGATCATGGATCAATGCGCTTCCGGATC carries:
- a CDS encoding 4-hydroxy-3-methylbut-2-enyl diphosphate reductase, whose product is MGTHTSLVILLFDPQNRLLLRQGESGGPWMPTHFQSRVPSGEVEMAAARQVEIFSGQPAPVTRGFSFSDPEIGRVEVFFARYAGHSPHRDPDQSEANSFSIDELTALSTRTDAVSPLIKAMIPELHSHAVRIGYLDLTDRDYIYRFRTDRQRNRDAYLLDSRARGLYLSPLCEAIKQVKRSRERTSAEPALLDFGAIRYILPSHFGFCLGVQNAIERAYETLGQYPDRRVFMLSELIHNPFVNEDLRMRGLRYLQTDRGVPLPDPESGRLYWDSLTSDDIVIIPAFGATNEDKRRLITRGIAVHAHDATCMLVEKVWKVARTVGHDGYTVIIHGKSEHEETKATFSNTAQNAPALIVRNLDEARRIGRMILETDPALLRQELSFFAGRHTDGFDPTRHLNRIAVVNQTTLLRNETVAIIDYFEGILARKFGPDRIRDHLYGQSRGDTLCYATQVNQDALGKALALKPDRAIVVGGRNSSNTYQLYRLCTRQLGPRAVYIQSERDIHSLDSVDHYHFPANSGDPAGGRTENLTFPAAPEPLTILITGGASCPDGIIQKIIERLNVLVGPGKLRSNEEVLREVTQRFPPGGRIDAG
- a CDS encoding NAD-dependent epimerase/dehydratase family protein; amino-acid sequence: MNNPWHVVLGGGPLGMGVADRLIRQGRPVRVATLSSDPDLPGAECVHLDASDADRVHRICADAAVLYFCASPPGDAPDELVLMVQGVTAGLARAGCRLVYAESLLACGPCDPHFQETGRHHPVGPEGRARAAAVAHIMESHRMGRLGVDVVRSSDFFGPKVTRGYLGERVFGPAIRGGSILLRGDPEARHDFSYVDDFARAMVGIGGEAGAFGRIWHTPPVVPSRTNREMIDRIIELAGSGATRHFLPEWLASLEAGLSRQARRHQESAFLRNQPVVVQATRLKMRFGFTATPTDEAIGATIEWYGKQWPGRKSSA
- a CDS encoding DUF3313 domain-containing protein — encoded protein: MFHSSRVLIVSAAAAAALLITSGCTTPDNPVPGGQITYQIPNLPESGFLGDYSALKLAKAPEFAVVGRKIYIDPEADLKDYGKVVIDPVSFAYLKPGLDLTAAEKERLTQYLNEWLNQKLKDRFMKVPVAGPKTLRVRTAITDVSSPEGINSRDVQVADIGRAVVELELADSQTGHRFLAMVDQMGGVRFTIAKDDLSREKEMYINWFDGLSSEMESGAMKSATPTLEN
- a CDS encoding CDGSH iron-sulfur domain-containing protein gives rise to the protein MNQPEIPSKRPTVLELETGTYWWCACGRSKDQPWCDGSHAGSGFEPVEYTVTEKKRVALCNCKHTAGSPLCDGSHKNLA